ACCTGGGCATGGACCCCATCGTGTTCAACGTGGACAAGGAAGGATGGGCACTGGAGTTTGAAGAAGGCGCCATCATGAGTGGAAATACGGTGGAGCACGTGAAAGATGCCGCGCCGATTTTGGGGCAGTATTTTGATATTCTTTGTATCAGAACCTTCCCTTCTCTGAAGAACAGGGACGATGATTACAGTGAAATGTACATCAAGCAGTTCATGCAATATGCAGGCGTGCCGGTGATCAGCCTGGAAAGCGCAACACTGCATCCTTTGCAAAGTTTAACCGATGTGATTACGATTACAGAACACAGGTTACAGACCGGAACCATGGCCAAACGTCCCAAAGTTGTACTCACCTGGGCCCCACACGTAAAGGCCTTGCCGCAATGTGTGGCCAACTCCTTCTCCCAATGGATCAATGCCTGGGGAGAAGCGGATTTTGTGATCACGCATCCGGAAGACTACCATCTGGCCAAAGCATATACCGATGGTGCTACCATTACGCACAACCAGGCCGAAGCGCTGGAAGGAGCGGATTATGTATATGTGAAAAACTGGAGTACTTTCCGTGATTATGGGAAGATATATGAAAACGATCCGGCCTGGATGCTGACGGAGGAATCGCTGCGCGGTACGAACAACGCAAAGGTGATGCACTGCCTCCCGGTAAGAAGAAATGTGGAATTGAGCGATGAAGTGCTGGATAGCCAGAACAGTCTGGTAACGCGCCAGGCAGGCAACAGGGTATGGGCCGCGCAGGCGGTAATCAGCGAATTGTTGAGTAATCACTAATCACTTCTGTTGACAAGCGATCAATGGAAGCCAAAGCGATACGATGGAACAATTGTTTGTAATAAAGATCGGCGGAAACGTAATTGATGATGAAGCAAACCTGAACCGCTTTTTAACGCAGTTCGCCTGTATCAATGCGCCCAGGATCCTCGTGCATGGCGGTGGTAAAATCGCTACACGTCTGGGGGAGCAATTAGGCATTGAATCGAAATACATCAATGGCAGAAGGATCACCGATGATGCTACCATCAACCTGGTGACCATGGTATATGGCGGACTGGTGAACAAAAAGATGGTGGCCAGCCTGCAGGCGTTGGGCTGCAACGCAATCGGGTTAACCGGCGTGGATGCCAACCTCATCCCGGCGGTGAAACGCCCGGTGAAAGAAACGGATTTCGGCTGGGTTGGTGATATCCCTGCAGAAAAAATAAACGCCGCTCCAGCAAAAGCGATGTTGGAGCATGGGTGGATACCCGTGGTGGCCCCACTCACACATGACGGACAGGGACATATTCTGAATACCAATGCTGATACCATCGCTTCCATTCTTGCAACAGGGCTTTCGGCATTTTACGATGTCCGGCTGATTTATTGTTTCGAGAAGAAAGGCGTACTGGAGAATGTGGAAGATGACAACTCGGTAGTTCCGCTTATTAACCAGGATATCTACGCCAGGTTGAAAGCGGAAAACAAACTTTTCGCGGGCATTCTTCCTAAAATAGACAATGCTTTCGCGGCCATACATTCTGGTGTGAAAGAAGTGCTGATTGGTCATGCGGATGATTTAAAAGCCAACACAGGGAATGAGACTTCCGGCACATTGATCCGATAAAATTATCCTATGACATCCGACAACTTTACCAATATTGAATCGCTCACCACATCGGCCATCAGCTTATTAAAAGAGCTGATAGCTACTCCTTCATTTTCCAGGGAAGAAGACCAGACCGCAGGCATTTTATGCCGGTTCCTTGGAGAAAGAGGCGTGCACCATAGCCGCAGCGGCAACAATGTATGGGCGTTGAATAAATATTTCGATCCGGGAAAGCCGACGATATTGCTGAATTCCCACCACGATACCGTGAAGCCTAACCCTAAATATACCCGCGATCCATTTCTACCCGAAGTGGAAGATGGAAAGCTGTTCGGACTAGGGAGCAATGATGCGGGCGGATGCCTGGTTTCTTTGCTGGCGGTATTCCTTTTTTTCTACGACAGAAAAGAACTTTCTCACAACATCATCTTTGCGGCTTCTGCTGAAGAAGAGGTTTCGGGCGTAAATGGTATTGAGGCGGTGATCCCGCAGCTCCCGCCCATCAGTTTCGCGATTGTAGGGGAACCTACACTCATGAACCTGGCCGTGGCCGAAAAAGGATTACTGGTGCTGGATGCTGTGGCACATGGTAAAGCAGGACATGCAGCCAGAGAGGAAGGCGATAACGCTATTTACAAAGCGTTGAAGGACATAACGTGGTTCAGTACTTTCCGGTTCCCAAAGGAATCGCCCACCCTGGGCCCGGTTAAAATGAGTGTTACCGTTATTGAAACGGAGAACAAAGCGCACAATGTAGTGCCCGCGCTCTGCAAGTTTACCGTGGACATCCGTGTTACCGATGCCTATTCACATGAAGAGGTATTGGAGATTGTAAAAAATAATGTACAATCCGAAGTAACGCCACGCTCCATGCGGATGCGTTCCACGAGAATAGAGTTGGATCACCCGTTGGTGAAGGCTGGAATGGCATTGGGCAAAACCGTTTATGGTTCCCCCACCTGCTCGGATAAGGCGCTGATGCCTTTCCCGGCCTTGAAATGTGGCCCCGGGGACAGCGCGAGGAGCCATACCGCCGACGAGTTTGTTTTTGTGACGGAAATTGAAACCGGTATTAAGGAGTATATTGCGATGCTCGAAGAAACGGTGAAGTAATTTTGAATTTTTGAATGATGAATTTTGAATGGGAGGAGTTCAGGTTCAACATGAGGTGTACGTTTTCTTAGAGCAGTGTAAGGGCGTTACCCCCTCGCCTGGGAATGTTGAATTTTGAAAAAATAGTTCAACTTCAACATTGGGGGACCGCCTCTCTCCCCAGGGAGAGGGGTTGATGAGGCCTCCAACGAGGCATGAAGGCTAAAATATAAATCAGGCTGTTGAACACGGAAAAATCAATCCATCATTCAACATCCAACATCCAAAATTTTCTAATGAAACTCTGGCAAAAAAATACAACCGCACTCGCTTCTGTAGAGCAATTTACCGTGGGCAAGGACCGCGAATTCGATGAACTCCTCGCTCCGTTTGATGTGCTGGGCTCCATGGCGCACGTGACCATGTTGCAGGAAGTGGGTTTGCTTACGGAGGAAGAAAAGACATTGCTCGTCAATGAACTTCGGGCCATTTACCTGGAAATCGAATCTGGAAAATTCTCGATCGGAGCGGATGTGGAAGATGTGCATTCACAGGTGGAACTCCTGCTCACCGAGCGTCTAGGCGATGTTGGAAAGAAAATCCACAGTGCACGAAGCCGCAACGACCAGGTGCTGGTGGATGTGAAATTATACCTCCGCTTCCGGCTGGAAAATCTGGTGAAAAAAGCACAGGAACTGTTTGAACTGCTGCTCACCCAAAGCGAAAACTTCAAAAACGACCTGCTGCCCGGTTATACGCACCTGCAACTGGCCATGCCTTCCTCTTTCGGGCTGTGGTTTGGCGCGTATGCTGAAAGCATGGTAGACGATATCATTACATTGCGCGCCGCTTATGAAGTGGCGAATAAAAACCCGTTAGGTTCTGCGGCAGGATACGGTTCTTCTTTTCCCATCAACAGGAAAAAGACCACACAACTGCTCGGATTCTCCGATCTGAATTACAACGTGGTGTATGCACAAATGGGCAGGGGAAAGGCGGAACGAATTACGGCGCAGGCTTTGTGTAACCTGGCGGATACACTGGCGAAACTATCTATGGACCAGTGCCTGTTCCTGAACCAGAACTTTGGTTTCGTAAGTTTTCCTGCCGAACTCACCACCGGTTCCAGCATCATGCCGCATAAAAAGAACCCGGACGTTTTCGAATTGGTGCGTTCGCATTGCAACCGCATCAAAGCGTTGCCCAACGAGATCATGCTGATGACCACCAATCTTCCCTCCGGTTATCACCGCGATCTGCAATTGCTGAAGGAGCACCTGTTCCCCGCTTTTGATACGTTGGAAGATTGCCTGGACATGGTGCACCTGATGCTCTCCAATATCGAGGTGAATAAAGATATACTGGAAGATTCCAAATACAAGTACCTCTTCAGCGTGGAAGAAGTGAACAAAGCCGTGCTGAACGGCATGCCGTTCCGCGATGCCTATAAAAAAATTGGCCTGGATATTGAGCAGGGAAGCTACACTTACGCCACCGGTGTGGAACATACCCACGAAGGTTCTATCGGAAATCTTTGTAATGAAGAGATCCGGCGCATGATGTTGAATGAATTGGAAAAGTTCGGGTTCGAAGAAGTGAATGCCGCATTAAATCAATTGGCCGGAAAAGCGGGCTGATCCTTGTGTTCAGGTTCAAATCCAACATTCAACATTCAAAATTCAGAATTATCAATTAGGTTTGTCGCAGAACGAAAAACATGAATGGAGAAAATAACAGGAAAAGGATCGCCATATTCGGATCAACCGGTTCCATTGGAACGCAGGCCCTAGAAGTGATCGCTTCCAATCCCGATCTTTTTTCAGCCGAGGTGCTCACGGCACAGAACAACGATGAATTACTGGTGGAACAGGCTTTAAAGTTCCAGCCAAATATAGTGGTGATAGGGGATGAGTCGAAATACCAGAAGGTAAAACTAGCCCTCAACACCACGGATGTAAAGGTATTCGCGGGTGAAAAGGCGCTGGAAGAAGTGGCCGCATTGGATTGCTACGACCTGATGCTGGCCGCGATTGTCGGATTTGCCGGTCTGCGTCCCACCTTACAAGCCATTGACAACGGGAAAGCCATCGCCCTCGCCAACAAGGAAACACTGGTGGTGGCGGGCGATATCGTGATGCAGCGCGCCGTAGAAAAACGGGTGCCCATTATTCCCGTGGATTCTGAACACTCCGCTATTTTCCAGTGCCTGGTGGGCGAAACCCGCAACCGCATCGAAAAGATTATTCTCACGGCATCCGGCGGCCCGTTCCTCGGCAAAAAGCCTAATTTCCTGGTGAACGTTAAGCGCGACCACGCCTTACAACACCCCAACTGGAGCATGGGCGCCAAAATATCCATCGACTCGGCCACCCTCATGAACAAAGGGCTGGAAATGATCGAGGCACGCTGGCTGTTCAACCTCCTGCCCGATCAGGTGCAGGTAGTGGTGCACCCGCAAAGCATCATCCACTCCATGGTACAGTTCGAAGACGGCAGCATCAAGGCGCAGATGGGACTTCCCGACATGAAACTGCCCATTCAGTATGCCATGGCCTTCCCGCAAAGAATTCCAAACGATTTTCCCAGATACGATTTCAGGAAACCGAATACCCTCACTTTCGAGGAACCGGACCTGAAAACATTCAGGAACCTGGCCCTTTCCATCGACGCGCTCCGCAAAGGCGGTAACCTTCCCTGCGTGATGAACGCCGCCAACGAACTGGCCGTTTTCGCCTTTCTCCGCAACAGGATCGGCTTCCTCGATATGACCGATCTCATCGAAAGAACCATGGACAAAATACCGTTCATCGAAAACCCCACCCTGGAAGATTACTACGAAAGTGATGCCGAAGCCCGTCAATACGCGGCTTCCCTGATCCACCTGTAATGCGCCCCGGGCTTTAATAAAAAATTATTTCCTCCCTTCCGCTTAATTGCGATATTTGAGAACATGAGCACTTTGTTAGCGATAGACTGGACCGCAACCGCCGTGAAAGCCGGCCAATTCGTACTTTCTTTCTCCATTATCGTGGTTCTCCATGAAATGGGCCACTTCCTCCCCGCAAAATGGTTCAAATGCCGCGTGGAGAAATTCTACCTCTTCTTCAACCCCTGGTTCTCCCTTTTCAAAAAGAAAGTGGGCGAAACGGAATATGGCC
Above is a genomic segment from Parasegetibacter sp. NRK P23 containing:
- the argB gene encoding acetylglutamate kinase; translated protein: MEQLFVIKIGGNVIDDEANLNRFLTQFACINAPRILVHGGGKIATRLGEQLGIESKYINGRRITDDATINLVTMVYGGLVNKKMVASLQALGCNAIGLTGVDANLIPAVKRPVKETDFGWVGDIPAEKINAAPAKAMLEHGWIPVVAPLTHDGQGHILNTNADTIASILATGLSAFYDVRLIYCFEKKGVLENVEDDNSVVPLINQDIYARLKAENKLFAGILPKIDNAFAAIHSGVKEVLIGHADDLKANTGNETSGTLIR
- the argH gene encoding argininosuccinate lyase, which codes for MKLWQKNTTALASVEQFTVGKDREFDELLAPFDVLGSMAHVTMLQEVGLLTEEEKTLLVNELRAIYLEIESGKFSIGADVEDVHSQVELLLTERLGDVGKKIHSARSRNDQVLVDVKLYLRFRLENLVKKAQELFELLLTQSENFKNDLLPGYTHLQLAMPSSFGLWFGAYAESMVDDIITLRAAYEVANKNPLGSAAGYGSSFPINRKKTTQLLGFSDLNYNVVYAQMGRGKAERITAQALCNLADTLAKLSMDQCLFLNQNFGFVSFPAELTTGSSIMPHKKNPDVFELVRSHCNRIKALPNEIMLMTTNLPSGYHRDLQLLKEHLFPAFDTLEDCLDMVHLMLSNIEVNKDILEDSKYKYLFSVEEVNKAVLNGMPFRDAYKKIGLDIEQGSYTYATGVEHTHEGSIGNLCNEEIRRMMLNELEKFGFEEVNAALNQLAGKAG
- a CDS encoding M20 family metallo-hydrolase, which encodes MTSDNFTNIESLTTSAISLLKELIATPSFSREEDQTAGILCRFLGERGVHHSRSGNNVWALNKYFDPGKPTILLNSHHDTVKPNPKYTRDPFLPEVEDGKLFGLGSNDAGGCLVSLLAVFLFFYDRKELSHNIIFAASAEEEVSGVNGIEAVIPQLPPISFAIVGEPTLMNLAVAEKGLLVLDAVAHGKAGHAAREEGDNAIYKALKDITWFSTFRFPKESPTLGPVKMSVTVIETENKAHNVVPALCKFTVDIRVTDAYSHEEVLEIVKNNVQSEVTPRSMRMRSTRIELDHPLVKAGMALGKTVYGSPTCSDKALMPFPALKCGPGDSARSHTADEFVFVTEIETGIKEYIAMLEETVK
- a CDS encoding acetylornithine carbamoyltransferase, translated to MKNFISVQDAGDINSLVRKALAYKADPFKDRSLGAGKRIGLLFLNPSLRTRLSTQVAAANLGMDPIVFNVDKEGWALEFEEGAIMSGNTVEHVKDAAPILGQYFDILCIRTFPSLKNRDDDYSEMYIKQFMQYAGVPVISLESATLHPLQSLTDVITITEHRLQTGTMAKRPKVVLTWAPHVKALPQCVANSFSQWINAWGEADFVITHPEDYHLAKAYTDGATITHNQAEALEGADYVYVKNWSTFRDYGKIYENDPAWMLTEESLRGTNNAKVMHCLPVRRNVELSDEVLDSQNSLVTRQAGNRVWAAQAVISELLSNH
- a CDS encoding 1-deoxy-D-xylulose-5-phosphate reductoisomerase; the encoded protein is MNGENNRKRIAIFGSTGSIGTQALEVIASNPDLFSAEVLTAQNNDELLVEQALKFQPNIVVIGDESKYQKVKLALNTTDVKVFAGEKALEEVAALDCYDLMLAAIVGFAGLRPTLQAIDNGKAIALANKETLVVAGDIVMQRAVEKRVPIIPVDSEHSAIFQCLVGETRNRIEKIILTASGGPFLGKKPNFLVNVKRDHALQHPNWSMGAKISIDSATLMNKGLEMIEARWLFNLLPDQVQVVVHPQSIIHSMVQFEDGSIKAQMGLPDMKLPIQYAMAFPQRIPNDFPRYDFRKPNTLTFEEPDLKTFRNLALSIDALRKGGNLPCVMNAANELAVFAFLRNRIGFLDMTDLIERTMDKIPFIENPTLEDYYESDAEARQYAASLIHL